One Gopherus evgoodei ecotype Sinaloan lineage unplaced genomic scaffold, rGopEvg1_v1.p scaffold_68_arrow_ctg1, whole genome shotgun sequence genomic window, CCActtaatatattcatcctatttgtatgcatgtatcctttttgtattcaaagttatgaatgtaggctgtgtacttgtttgattttaagcgGCCTTAGTAAGGCATTGGGTCAGCTTCttcagaaaggaatttgcaagttaagtgcccaatcaagaaacacttaatagATAATGGATCTtggaggctccaatccacataagaagtctacctgaggacatccaaggtagcatgtgaacaatggctgctacctgtaagttctgaatcatgcatggacacatgacttgcccatgtgactccaaaactccattttatagctgggattctacacagggggagggagggatgtccACCCataagagaaagtctatttaaacccctgggagactcctccattttgtcttcagctggctcaagggatcccaaaggatacctgaaagaaactgggacaaaggacagtaattacaggggatgtgagtgattgctggacccagattagaaggaggctagtctgtgaaataagcttactggaacatctctgagggtgagatttcatctgtaatcactttcttactgtattaggcttagacttgcatgttttattttattttgcttggtaattcactttgttctgtctgttcttacttggaatcacttaaatacTACTTTTTCTATGTAATAAAACCAGACTATGCATTAATACTGGGGGTGCGGgaaagctgtgcatctctctctatcagtgctacagagggtgaacaatttattgGTTTTTACCtccataagctttatacagggtaaaatggatttatttgggatttggacctcattgggagttgggcatctcagTGTTAcggacaggaacacttcttaagctgttttcagttaagcctgcagctgttggGGAACGTGTTTCAGACCTGAGTCaaggtttgcagcaggctagcgggtctggctcaaaccaggcagggtattgaagtcccaagctgccaggggagcaggctcaggggtagtctcagcacatcagttggcagttcccaaggggttttctgtgatccaacccgtcccAATAATAGGCAAAAAAATCCCTGTGCAAACCCCACAACTGGCATCCGgaggctgcagctgcaccaggAGAGGCTTAGCCTGTCCTGGCATTTTATACCCACCACCTATGGTTCCCAATATTCAGTTAGCTTTTCTTTTGACTGCCTCTGTAcattgagcagaggttttcagagaactatccacaatgactccaagatctctttcttgagtggtaacagctaatttgaaaccatcattttgtatgtataggtggaattatatttttccaatatgcattactttgcatttgtcaacaaaaaaatgtgttctcccagtcaccaagttttctgagatccctttgtaactcatcACAGTCTACTTTGGAGTTACACATATTGAATAATTTcatctcatctgcaaattttgccacctcattgtttaccccattttccagatcatttatgaatatgtggaaTCAGAGCACTCTAGATACAGCcccctgtgggggagggatagctcagtggtttgaccatttgcctgctaaatgcagggttgAGAGTTTCCTCCTTGAGGGGAtcgtttagggatctggggcaaaaatctgtatggggattggtcctgctctgagcagcaggttgggctaaatgacctcctcaggtcctttccaaccctgatattctatgacatcaTTAGCTACCTCTCTCAATTCTAAAagtggccatttattcctactctttgcttcctctcttttaaccagttactgagccaggagagaaccttcCTTTTTACCCCATGACTGCTCACATTTCTTAAGTTCCTTTGTTGTGGGATCTTGTTCACTGcgttctgaaagtccaagtacactatatgccCTGGATCACCCTTGTGCACATTTGTTGATCTGCTCAATGAATTCTAATAGACTGATGAGACataatttccctttgcaaaagccaTGCTGATTCTTCAACAACAAATCATGTCCATtcctgtgtctgataattctgttctttactatagtttcaatcagtttgccttcTACTGAAGCTAggattacaggcctgtaattgctgggatcatctctggagccttttttaaatatcagtATCATCTTAGCTATTTGCcgatcatctggtacagaagctgatttaagtgatagttagttgttctgcaatttgatatttgagttccttcaggactcttgggtgaatatcatctggtcctagtgacttttttctgtttaatttgtCAGTTTCTTCTACAAACTCTGTGACAAGTTGTCCCCCCTGGgatgcagtctgggagctgacggAACCGCTGAGCCCCATAAACATTCAGCTGGGCTGGCCTCTCTCAGACTGGGCTGCTGGCCTCTCTAGGCAATGTTGTTACCCAACACAGGAGCAGGTTATACCACACACCCAACTAAGCTACCTGAGTGTTTTATTCCTAAGACATTCAAGGACAAACACAAGACAACAGCCAGATTCCCAGTTTCCCAGCCTTCCACCCTTGGTGGAGAATAAACCCAGatttataccatcttgcactgcgcAGGGATCTGTTCCATGCAAACTCATTGATATAGGTCACTTTCCACTCAACATGGGATAGATGGGCAATGATTTTTGTTTACAGAGCTGATATTATGGATCCCCAAGCGAAACTGGAGGCTTTTCATCTGCTTCTTCTTCATAACATAAATGAAGGTTGCATAGACTGAGTGTCTGGCTGCACTCTGGGTATGGAAAGGTTAAAACTTCCCAACCAGTCTATGGCTGGGGTATTATGCCCATCAGCTACTCTAACCAAccttcccacctctgtgcagccccctCCACCCTGTACAAGGCCCCTTCAGCAGATCCCGTGGGCAGTGGCTACTGTGACAGGAAAAGGTAGCACATCTCTGATGAGCCTGTTCTAGCCGGGAGCTGGAGAGGGTCCTAGAGCAGCTGTGGAGACCAAGAGGTTgtgggtgtgtgggagagggtaGCTACTAGTGGATCATTGAGATGTGTACCTAACTTTGGGGATTCCTGGATCCTGAGGCCTCCTGTTATGGCTCAGGGAGAAATGCAGGACtgcaaggtcatcaagtccagactcctgtaatCATGGAAGAGCTAAgtactatctagaccattcctgacaggtgtctgtctaacctgctcttaaaattacaaggatggagattctataacctccctgggcaatttttTCCAGCACTTAAGCACTGTAACAGAGAGGAAGTTTATATCATAATGGAATGATCCAAGGAAATTTCCAAGTAAGCAGCCTTGTAGAATCTCCCTTTCGTAGCTTGCACTCTGAGTGTGTAATGCAGGACTGGAGGCTGTCTGGGAGAAATCTGATCCTctattattgattattattattgatttcagcaagatcacagcTGTGACAGCATCATAGTTACCGCTGAGCAGCCCCCAAGGTAGCCAGGTGACTAATGAGAAGCCCAGATTCCAGGAATAGAGCCTGCAACAGGGCTTGCACTGCAGTCACATTGGGTAGGATCACCACACGTCCCCTGTGATTTTGCCTTCTGTAGTTTGCCATTTGCCATGAGGGGATTAAAGCTGGTGCACACGAAGCCAATCACCTGaggttccctgatggccaagtAGCTCCCAAAggaatgtgcagacatgcttcataaagACAGTTGCCTCCCTATCCGAACAgatgctgcctgctgccctccaacCTCTCCAATGACTCCTTGTCCTTTTGGTTGAAGATCTCTGGTGTCAGCGGCTCCCCgtctagcaggaattgggtacgttGGCAAGTTTAACTATCTTTAAAATGCAAATGAAGGGTAAAGGCTGTGAGCTGTTTCCACTTGCAGATGTTCTGTGCAGCGGCAGAGGACTGAGCTGGGCTGTCGGGGTGACTCAGTGAAGGGCTGGTAGCACTGGGGAGCTAGGGGAACCCCTCCCCTACACCTGCCCATGCTCCTCAGGGGGTTAGTGAAGCtgcacacaaatctgacatcccAAGCCAGCTTGAAGTGCTAAAAAACTGCAATTTCCTGAATGAGGCTTTCTGAGTGGGTCCCATTTCTGGAGGTGCAGTGTGCTCGGGGCCCGATCCTGCCAGAGGTTGAATGACAGGAGACCACAGTTAATGGTTTATTTGGAATATCAGTTAATGATTTATTTGCTCctggaaatttaatcagcaaatgtattttcaaaggttttattaTTTGGGTGGGTCAGTTATGAACGCAGCTATTCAGAGCTGCATTGCTCTTTGGTAACAGGTCAGACAGGggatatttctgtttcctgaatgGCTCAGGGCTCTAGCATCTCTGCTCTGTAGATACCACTAAAAGTTACAGGACTAACTGCATCTCATCCCCCTTTCTGATCTCCGAGTGCCAGATGTCAGGGAAAGTAGCCTTCCCTCTCATGGAGTAGAATCTCACAATCCTCCTACACTCAGTTTCCGTcctgtggttcttccctttgggaaCCTGTGAGTGACTAGTGGTGAGATGTGTGACCAGCCATTCTTCTTAAACCAAACTACTCTTTAAGCTGAACAGTGGGAATAAAGCGTAACATGGGAGAATTGAAGGGTTTTCAAACAACAGTCTGTACACGTCTCTGACCCCAAGCCCTCCCACTCTGACAGGAGGGGCAAGGCCTTCAGACATCCCCAGAGGTGTCTGTGCCTGTCAGTGTGAAGAGCTACTCACAGCAGCTGACCCACCTCTGGACAGACTCCAAGATGTGGTAAAACAAGCTGTGCAATGTGGCTGGAGCCCAGAAATAGGCTCTTCCAAGCTTGTAGCTCCAGTTCTGTCTTTCGACCTCCCTGAAGTGCTGACTGAGCGATAGGTTTTCTTGAGCTGttccttcccttcctgcttgttttctaGCAGCCTGCTATGAACCGTACTGGTTTCTCACAATATAGCCATAACATCAACATCCCAATAATTAACCCACTATAGCTCTACAGCAAACATCCCATGAAGTGGGTTTAACATGTCCCTTCATTGTGGCAGCTCAGTTACATGTCTGACAGTATGCCATTCCCGGGTGCTATGGATTTTATGAAtacaggggagagagaaaaagagagagagagagagagagcgcaatgGATTATTTTCCTGTAGGAAATGAAGTTCCTTTTCCATGAATACTCATTCATTTATCTTTGAATTCCACTTCCTGCAAACCCTCACCATGCCTGAATAACACATCTGGGGTATGTACTAGTGAGTGAGAGCTCAGGGAATATTTTCTATAGTGACCCCAATGTCTGTTATCACTCCAGATACAGGCTACAGATtgacagaacagaacctgaggagaaccagtcagctattaacccagggacagaggagctACTAGACTTTTCTTTGCTGACAAGTGACTGAAGGAGGGCTGAGACGCTGGGATCTTTTCAAGTTCTGAAGAAATCCAGAGGACAGACACTTGCATGGGGAGAAGATGCAGATTCTGTGAGGATAAAATGAGACCTGTAGGATGACTGAATTCCCTGGAGTCAGTCAACATTGGCCAGGCAAAGAACTTCAGCTTCTCTTGGACGGATTCCTCTAGGTCAGAGTGGATCACTCGGAGTATTTGGTAGAGAAATGTAATAGGGCCTGGTTCTGGTCGAATTTATACATGTTTATCTGGAGTGATGCAGTTGAAGTCATTATTACTGAATTAAGAAACTGGGCCTAACAATTTCTCCCTGTACTGCAAAAAGACAGTTCCATAGCATAGAACCTGAGGAGTAgagaaaataatatatataaaaattaggCAAGGAAACCATGGGTGGTGGTGAATCCCCACCTGGGCAGGCAAACCCCAAGTCCTGCCCCTTCCaaccaaggccccaccccttccatgacCCCCAACCCCCCATGCAGCCAAGCCAGCCCTGCATCACAGCAAGAGGCCTTGCCCCAGACCAGTGCCCCAGGCCCACAGCATCCCAAGTTCCCAAGCCTCCCCGCTCCCAGGATGTGGCCCAGCCCCAGTCTTTCCGGACCTGGAGCACGGGGGCCAGGCAGCCATGTGGACCAAGCTGCCAGCACCAGCATTAGACAAAGAGAAGCCTGCCTTCCCTTGCCGTCCTTACCCTCCGCCTGTGAAGAAAACATTAACAAATGGCTTCAATGCAGGACAGATAAATACAATGACCGTTTTCACTATGCACTAGCCATGTGTTTACACACATCATGGGTACAATGGGCCACACTTGAAAATGGAGGGCCAGAAAGGTTGTCAGTGGAAAGGTCACAACTGTAAAATTGCACAGCACTCAAGTAGGCTGCCGAATTTCCAACCACAAGATATCAGTGGGCCCAAGAGCTTAACAGGTTTCAAACAGGGACTGGATGATTATATGAGTAAGCAGAAAATCCAATTACAGTAGTGAGGTCTTAACAGAAAAGCTCTTAGAAAGCTCTAAACTTTCCTAATTTATACTACAAAATATGTGTAATTAGTGGGTCTTGGGGAAAAATTTTCCTTGGGAGCAGGTTATCTCATAGCTGCCTATTTCAGGacttttttcaccttcttctgaacCATCTGGTACTGGGCATAGGATATGAGGCTCGATGGACTACAGGTCTGATCTAGTCTGGCACTACCTATGTTTCTATCGATGGTGCATATCCAAGACCATGCTTTAGCTTATCTTCCTTGAGTTCCTAGGAGTCTCTCGTACTGAGATCAGAAAGTTGTCTCATTAAATATCATCTAGTCtcatggtttatttttttttactttcaggaGGGATATTTCAAAACTCCTCGGACCTGCCCAGtacattatgtcagctgtcaatgacaccaaattcaaCTCTGCAGTTTTTCTTCTCACAGGGATACCTGGGAAGGAAGACATTCATCTCTGGATCTCTGTCCCCTTCTGCTTAATGTATGTTATTTCGATAGCAGGAAATTCAATCATTTTGTTCATTGTAAAAACAGATCcgagcctccatgagcccatgtacattttcctttccatgttggccatcACAGACCTTGCCTTGTCGATAGCCACCATGCCTACAACACTGGGTATATTCTTATTTAACTCTAGGGAGATCAGTCTGGATGCTTGTTttgcccagctgttcttcattCACTCACTTTCATTCACTGAATCATCGGTACTCCTGCTGATGGCCTTTGATCGATTTGTTGctatctgtaacccactgagatATGCTTCTATCTTAACCCTGCCAAGAATTGGAAAGATGGGACTGGTATTTGTGCTAAGAGGGGTGTCTTTAATATtcccactcccctttctccttaaaCGGTTCCAATATTGTCgagccaatgtcctctcccattgcTACTGCCTGCACCAGGATGTTATTAAGATGGCTTGTGCCGACATCACAGTCAACTACATCTTTGGCTTCTTTCTTACAGTCACCGTGGTGGGGTTGGATTCACTGTTCATCTTCCTTTCATACGtgatgatcctcaaaacagtACTGAAAGTCACGTCCCATGCGGAGTGCCTTAAGGCCCTGAACACATGTGTCTCCCACTTCTGTGCTGTCCTCCTCTTCTACACACCACGGATTGGCTTGGGTCTGATACACGGATATTGGAAGAGCTCTCCTCCATTGCTCAATCTGTTCCTGGGCTACATCTCTCTGTTTGTCCCACCACTTATGAACCCAATTGTGTATAGTGTGAAAAGCCAACACCTTTCTGCGAGGATAATCAGGCTGTTCATCAAGTGAAGGGTCATTTCATCACTTAGCTCCAGCTCCAGTGACATGGGAGATGAAAAACATGGGCCACGACCACCTATTCTATTCAGGACGTTACATCCGAGATGATGAGATCTAGTGAACTCCACTCTATAAAGAGAGGTTCAGACATGGTATAAGGCCTGGAAGAATGGGAAAGGGGCTGGTGAGGGAGGCTAGCAcattggggaaggagaccaaggcaGGTAGCAGCTTTTACAATATGTCTGTGTTCATGGAGAGCCAGTGGACCAGTGTGATGattgcttataaagagctgtatTGGTGCCTGCTGCAACCTCAGAATTCCTCTTGATAGA contains:
- the LOC115643725 gene encoding olfactory receptor 51G2-like — translated: MSAVNDTKFNSAVFLLTGIPGKEDIHLWISVPFCLMYVISIAGNSIILFIVKTDPSLHEPMYIFLSMLAITDLALSIATMPTTLGIFLFNSREISLDACFAQLFFIHSLSFTESSVLLLMAFDRFVAICNPLRYASILTLPRIGKMGLVFVLRGVSLIFPLPFLLKRFQYCRANVLSHCYCLHQDVIKMACADITVNYIFGFFLTVTVVGLDSLFIFLSYVMILKTVLKVTSHAECLKALNTCVSHFCAVLLFYTPRIGLGLIHGYWKSSPPLLNLFLGYISLFVPPLMNPIVYSVKSQHLSARIIRLFIK